A window of Halopelagius inordinatus genomic DNA:
GTCGTCTCGGCGGCGGGATGTCTCGGTGACGACGGCGGAAGCCGGTCGAACGACCTCTCGGGCGGGTCGAAGACGGACGAGAGCGCGGAGGCGCGCACGCTGACGCTGACGCTGGCGACGGCGACGACGGCGTACGATACGGGCCTCTTGGACGCCCTCCACCCGACGCTCCGAGAGCGGTTCGGTCTCCGGGTGAAAGTGCTCTCTCTCGGGACGGGGGCCGCCCTTCGGCGGGGGCGCGACGGCGACGCGGACGTGGTTCTGGCCCACGCCAGAGGGGCCGAAGACGACTTTCTCCGGGCGGGCCACGGCGTCAACCGCCGGTCTCTGATGCACAACGACTTTCTCGTCGTCGGTCCCGCGGCGGACCCCGCCGGTCTCTCCGGAGTCGAGGGCCCCGTCGCCGCGTTCGAGCGAATCGCCCGCACGGAGTCGCTGTTTCTCTCTCGGGGCGACGAGTCGGGAACCCACCGGCGAGAGAGGAGCATCTGGGACCGGAGCGACGCCGCGCCGGGCGGACAGTGGCACCAAGCGACGGGCGACGGGATGGGCGACACCCTCAGGCAGGCCGGACGGCGCGGCGCGTACACGCTGACCGACCGGGGGACGTACCGCGTCTTTCGGGAGGACACCGGCCTCGACGCGTTCGTGGAGGGGCCACTCGGCGGCGGGGCGGAACTCCTCAGAAACGAGTACGGCGTCGTCCCGGTCAACCCCGCGGAACACGACGCTCGGTACGAACTCGCCATGCTGTACGTCGGCTTTCTCACCGGCCCGACCGGACAGCGACTGATCGGCGAGTTCCGACCCGGCGGCGACCCGCTTTTCGTTCCCGACTCCCTCTCGTCTGCCCCGCAGTTCGGCCAGTACGTCCCCGCGTCGTACCGCGAGGAGTAGCACCGCGCGTCCGGTGTAAGCATCCTTAAGAACCGCCGGAAGTATCGTTCGACCATATGATGCCGAGGGACCTCTCCGCGCACGAGGCGTACGTCCCCGGGCGCGGGGCCGAGGAGGTGGCCCGCGAACTCGGGATGGACGCGGCGGAGTTGACGAAACTATCGTCGAACGAGAACCCGCGGGGGCCGTCGCCCGCCGCGGTGGCCGCAGTCGAGGACGCCGCCCCCGCCGTGAACGTCTACCCGAAGACGTCGCACACCGACCTCACGGACCGACTGGCGGCGACGTGGGACGTCACGCCGGAACAGGTGTGGGTGAGTCCGGGCGCGGACGGCGCACTCGACTACCTATCGCGGGCGTTTCTCGAACCGAACGACCGCGTCCTGACGCCGACGCCCGGGTTCGCGTACTACGCGATGTCGGCGCGGTACCACCACGGCGACGTCGCCGAGTACACAGTCTCGAAGGCCGACGACTTCGCTCAGACAGCCGCCGCCGTTCTCGACGCCTACGACGGCGAACGAATCGTCTACGTGACGACGCCGCACAACCCGACGGGGTCCGTACTGCCCCGCGAGGAACTGGTCGAACTGCTCGACTCCGTCGCGGACCACACCCTCGTCGTCGCGGACGAGGCGTACGGCGAGTACGCCGAAGAACCGTCGTCGATAGACCTCCTCTCGGAGTTCGACAACCTCGCGGTCACGCGCACGTTCTCGAAGGCGTACGGCCTCGCGGGACTGCGAATCGGCTACGCCGTCGTCCCGGAGGCGTGGGCCGACGCCTACGCGCGGGTGAACACCCCCTTCGCGGCGAACGAACTGGCCTGCCGCGCCGCCCTCGCGGCCCTCGACGACGACGAACACGTCGAGAAGACGGTCGAGACGGCGGCGTGGGCGCGGGAGTACTACCGCGAGGAACTCGACGCGCCGACGTGGCCCTCCGGCGGGAACTTCGTCCTCGCGGACGTCGGCGACGGGACGGCCGTCGCGGAGGCGGCGAAACGCCGCGGCGTCATCGTCCGCGACACCACCAGTTTCGGACTCCCCGACTGCGTCCGCGTCTCCTGCGGCACGCGCGAGGAGACGAGGCGGGCCGTCGACGTGCTGAACGACGTAATCGAGGACGTTACCGCGGGGGAGACGCGGGCGTGACCCGCGTCGCACTCACCGGCACGCCCGGAACCGGGAAGACGACGGTCGGCGAGATAGTCGCCGAACGGACCGGGGTCGACGTGATTCACCTCAACGACGCCATCCGCGAGGAGGAACTGTACACCGAACGCGACGCGGAACGGGATTCGCTCGTCACCGACCTAGACGCCGTCGAAGAGTGGTTGGGCGAGTGGGACGGCGTCCTCGAATCGCACCTCGCACACCATTTCGACGCCGATATCGCAGTCGTCCTGCGCTGTCATCCGGAGGAACTCGAACGCCGACTCCGAGAACGCGGCGAGAGCGAGGCGAAAGCCCGAGAAAATGCGGAGAGCGAAGCGCTCGACGTTGTCCTCGCGGAGACGGTCGAACGGTTCGGCGGGGACACGATCTACGAGATAGACACGACCGACAGAGACCCCGAGGACGTCGCGACGGACGTCGTCGCCGCAATCGAGGGCGAGTCCGAACCGCGCGTCGGCGTCGTCGACTTCATCGAGTACCTATGACGCTCGACCAGTACCGCTCGGTCGCGGACCGACTGCTCGACCCGTTCGTCACCGCCGCGGACCGACTCGGTCTCTCGCCGGACGGCGTGAGCGTCGTCGCGTTCGGGTTCGCCGTCGCCGCGGGGGGCGCGTTCGCCGTCGCGGAACCGCTTTGGTACGCCCTCGGCGGCGTGTTCGTCTTTCTCAACGGCTGGCTTGACCTCGTGGACGGCGCACTCGCGCGAGCACAGGGCGTCGATAGCAAAGGCGGTGACCTCTTGGACCACGTCCTCGACCGATACGCCGACATCGCCATGCTCGTCGGCCTCGCCGCCGGTATCGGAACGTGGGCCCTCGGACTCGCCGCCGTCACGGGCGTCCTGATGACCTCCTATCTCGGGACGCAGATACAGGCGGTCGGACTCGGCCGGGAGTACGGCGGACTCGTCGGACGCGCCGACCGCTTGGCTCTCATCGGCATCGCCGGGTTCGTCGCCGCGGCGGTCCAAAGCGTCGGCGGCGTTCACGTCGTCGAACTGCTGTTGGGCTTTTTCGCGATCATCGGCCACTTTACCGCGCTCCAGCGTTTTTGGGGCGCGATGAGCGACCTCTGAGACCGCAGGTCGGAACGTCCCGCGTCGTGCCTTTTATATCGCGCCCTCGGCTATGAGAGGGTATGCCCCAATGCGAGATGTGCGGCAAGGAGCGACCGTCGCTGAAGACGGTCAAGGTAGAAGGGGCCGAACTCGAACTCTGTGACGACTGCGCCGAGTTCGGTACTGAGGTCCGCACTGAGTCGAGTTCGTCCTCGGCGTCGACGAAGTACTCCACGTCGAGTTCGTCGTCCACCTCGTCCGGTTCCTCAGGCGGAACCGCGAGCAGTTCCGGCGGGTCGAACCGCCGCCGCCGGGACATGTTCGACGACATGGACGAAATCGCGGCGGATTACGACGACAGAATCCGGGAGGCCCGCGAGGGACGCGGCCAAAGTCAAGAGGAACTCGCGAGTTCGCTCAACGAGAAGGCGAGTCTCATCCGCAAACTCGAACGCGGCGACATCCTCCCTCCGGACTCCGTCCGAAAGAAACTCGAACAGAAACTCGGAATCTCTCTGGTCGAGGGCTCCGACGACGACGAAGAAGAGTGGTCCGGCGGGTCCTCGACGACGACGACGCTCGG
This region includes:
- a CDS encoding multiprotein bridging factor aMBF1, whose amino-acid sequence is MPQCEMCGKERPSLKTVKVEGAELELCDDCAEFGTEVRTESSSSSASTKYSTSSSSSTSSGSSGGTASSSGGSNRRRRDMFDDMDEIAADYDDRIREAREGRGQSQEELASSLNEKASLIRKLERGDILPPDSVRKKLEQKLGISLVEGSDDDEEEWSGGSSTTTTLGDVVKRKD
- a CDS encoding substrate-binding domain-containing protein, producing the protein MRRRRYLETLGASGVVSAAGCLGDDGGSRSNDLSGGSKTDESAEARTLTLTLATATTAYDTGLLDALHPTLRERFGLRVKVLSLGTGAALRRGRDGDADVVLAHARGAEDDFLRAGHGVNRRSLMHNDFLVVGPAADPAGLSGVEGPVAAFERIARTESLFLSRGDESGTHRRERSIWDRSDAAPGGQWHQATGDGMGDTLRQAGRRGAYTLTDRGTYRVFREDTGLDAFVEGPLGGGAELLRNEYGVVPVNPAEHDARYELAMLYVGFLTGPTGQRLIGEFRPGGDPLFVPDSLSSAPQFGQYVPASYREE
- a CDS encoding CDP-alcohol phosphatidyltransferase family protein, translated to MTLDQYRSVADRLLDPFVTAADRLGLSPDGVSVVAFGFAVAAGGAFAVAEPLWYALGGVFVFLNGWLDLVDGALARAQGVDSKGGDLLDHVLDRYADIAMLVGLAAGIGTWALGLAAVTGVLMTSYLGTQIQAVGLGREYGGLVGRADRLALIGIAGFVAAAVQSVGGVHVVELLLGFFAIIGHFTALQRFWGAMSDL
- a CDS encoding adenylate kinase family protein translates to MTRVALTGTPGTGKTTVGEIVAERTGVDVIHLNDAIREEELYTERDAERDSLVTDLDAVEEWLGEWDGVLESHLAHHFDADIAVVLRCHPEELERRLRERGESEAKARENAESEALDVVLAETVERFGGDTIYEIDTTDRDPEDVATDVVAAIEGESEPRVGVVDFIEYL
- the hisC gene encoding histidinol-phosphate transaminase produces the protein MMPRDLSAHEAYVPGRGAEEVARELGMDAAELTKLSSNENPRGPSPAAVAAVEDAAPAVNVYPKTSHTDLTDRLAATWDVTPEQVWVSPGADGALDYLSRAFLEPNDRVLTPTPGFAYYAMSARYHHGDVAEYTVSKADDFAQTAAAVLDAYDGERIVYVTTPHNPTGSVLPREELVELLDSVADHTLVVADEAYGEYAEEPSSIDLLSEFDNLAVTRTFSKAYGLAGLRIGYAVVPEAWADAYARVNTPFAANELACRAALAALDDDEHVEKTVETAAWAREYYREELDAPTWPSGGNFVLADVGDGTAVAEAAKRRGVIVRDTTSFGLPDCVRVSCGTREETRRAVDVLNDVIEDVTAGETRA